The Bos javanicus breed banteng chromosome 21, ARS-OSU_banteng_1.0, whole genome shotgun sequence genome includes a region encoding these proteins:
- the LOC133234652 gene encoding large ribosomal subunit protein uL16m has product MWRLLSGARAPVLRATLSDSWAAPPARAGLKTLLPVPTFEDVSIPEKPKLRFVERAPLVPKVRREPKNLRDIRGPSTEATEFTEGSFAILALGGGYLHWGHFEMMRLTINRFIDPKNMFALWRVPAPFKAITRKGMGQRMGGGKGAIDHYVTPVKAGRLIVEVGGRCEFQEVQGILDRVAHKLPFPAKAVSRETLEKIQKDQEERERNNQNPWTFERIATANMLGIRKVLSPYDLTHRGRYWGKFYMPERV; this is encoded by the coding sequence ATGTGGCGGCTGCTGAGTGGCGCCCGCGCCCCCGTCCTGCGAGCGACCCTGTCAGATTCGTGGGCAGCGCCGCCCGCCCGTGCCGGCCTGAAGACGCTGCTCCCGGTGCCAACGTTTGAAGACGTCTCCATTCCTGAAAAGCCCAAGCTGAGATTTGTCGAAAGGGCACCACTTGTGCCAAAAGTGAGAAGAGAGCCTAAAAACCTGCGTGACATACGAGGTCCTTCCACTGAAGCCACTGAGTTCACAGAAGGCAGTTTTGCCATCTTGGCACTGGGTGGCGGTTACCTCCACTGGGGGCATTTTGAAATGATGCGCCTGACAATCAACCGCTTCATAGACCCCAAGAACATGTTTGCCTTATGGCGAGTACCAGCCCCATTCAAGGCCATCACCCGCAAGGGTATGGGGCAGCGCATGGGGGGCGGCAAGGGTGCCATCGACCACTACGTGACCCCTGTGAAGGCGGGCCGCCTCATAGTTGAGGTGGGCGGGCGCTGCGAATTCCAGGAGGTACAAGGCATCCTTGACCGAGTTGCCCACAAGTTGCCTTTCCCTGCCAAGGCCGTGAGCCGTGAGACTCTAGAGAAGATACAGAAAGACCAAGAGGAGCGAGAACGGAACAACCAGAACCCCTGGACCTTTGAGCGCATAGCCACCGCCAACATGCTGGGGATACGGAAGGTGCTGAGCCCCTACGACCTGACCCACCGGGGGCGGTACTGGGGCAAGTTCTACATGCCTGAGCGCGTGTAG